A genomic window from Clostridium aceticum includes:
- the thrS gene encoding threonine--tRNA ligase: MQKIKITLKDGTVKEVDQGASIYDIAKEISEGLARVAIGAEVNNEAVDLSYKVEKDCNINILRFEDEEGKDFLRHTSAHILAQAVKRLYPNTKLAIGPAIDNGFYYDFDSEHKFAPEDLEKIESEMKKIVKEKLDLEKFELSREEALKLMEEKNETYKVELIQDLPEDETISFYKQGEFVDLCAGPHVLSTDKVKAFKLLSIAGAYWRGDEKNKMLQRIYGTSFEKKKDLEEYLHRLEEAKKRDHRKIGKELDLFSLQEEGPGFPFFHPKGMVLRNQLESFWRTEHIKRGYEEIRTPIILNEDLWHQSGHWDHYKENMYFTKIDEADYAVKPMNCPGSILMYKRKMHSYRDLPIRMGELGLVHRHELSGALHGLMRVRCFTQDDAHIFMLPEQIKDEIIGVIDFVDYFYNIFGFKYHIELSTRPENSMGTDEEWDLAINALKEALDEKQLKYKVNEGDGAFYGPKIDFHLEDCIGRTWQCGTIQLDFQMPQRFDIHYVGADGEKHRPIMIHRVIFGSIERFIGILIEHYAGKFPAWLAPIQAKILPITDHHHGYALKLKEEMAQKGLRVEVDTRNEKIGYKIREAQLSRVPYMLVIGDKEVETQSVAVRSREKGELGSVEAASFIQDLLEEIENKNI; the protein is encoded by the coding sequence GTGCAAAAAATAAAAATAACATTAAAAGATGGCACTGTAAAGGAAGTAGATCAAGGAGCATCTATTTATGATATTGCTAAAGAAATCAGTGAAGGTTTGGCAAGAGTGGCCATTGGTGCTGAAGTAAATAATGAGGCAGTAGATTTAAGCTATAAAGTAGAGAAAGACTGTAATATAAATATTCTGCGTTTCGAGGATGAAGAAGGAAAGGATTTTTTGAGACATACAAGTGCTCATATCTTAGCACAGGCAGTAAAAAGGCTATACCCTAATACAAAATTAGCTATTGGTCCTGCAATAGACAATGGATTTTATTATGATTTTGACTCAGAGCATAAATTTGCTCCTGAAGATTTAGAAAAAATAGAGTCAGAAATGAAAAAAATCGTGAAGGAAAAATTAGATTTGGAGAAATTTGAACTTTCTAGAGAAGAAGCTTTAAAACTTATGGAAGAAAAGAATGAGACTTACAAAGTAGAGTTGATCCAAGATCTTCCAGAGGATGAAACCATCTCTTTCTATAAGCAGGGAGAATTTGTAGACCTTTGTGCTGGACCTCATGTTTTATCAACAGATAAAGTAAAGGCTTTTAAACTACTAAGTATAGCTGGTGCTTACTGGCGTGGTGATGAAAAAAACAAGATGCTCCAAAGGATTTACGGTACTTCCTTCGAAAAGAAAAAAGATTTAGAGGAATATCTACACAGATTAGAAGAAGCTAAGAAAAGAGATCATCGAAAAATAGGAAAAGAACTAGACCTTTTCAGTTTACAGGAAGAGGGTCCAGGCTTTCCCTTCTTCCATCCTAAAGGAATGGTTTTACGGAATCAGTTGGAATCTTTCTGGAGAACTGAACATATCAAAAGAGGTTATGAAGAAATAAGAACACCGATTATATTAAATGAAGATTTATGGCATCAGTCAGGTCACTGGGATCATTATAAAGAAAATATGTACTTTACGAAGATAGATGAGGCTGATTATGCGGTGAAACCAATGAACTGTCCAGGATCTATACTAATGTATAAGAGAAAAATGCACAGTTATAGAGATCTTCCTATTAGAATGGGAGAACTTGGACTAGTGCACCGACATGAATTATCAGGTGCACTGCACGGATTGATGAGGGTAAGATGTTTTACGCAGGATGATGCCCATATCTTCATGTTGCCAGAACAAATCAAAGATGAAATCATTGGAGTTATTGATTTTGTAGATTATTTTTATAACATCTTTGGATTCAAATACCATATAGAACTCTCTACTAGACCAGAGAACTCTATGGGAACCGATGAAGAGTGGGATTTGGCCATCAATGCTTTGAAGGAGGCATTGGATGAAAAGCAATTAAAGTATAAAGTTAACGAAGGAGACGGTGCCTTCTATGGCCCTAAAATTGATTTTCATTTGGAGGACTGCATCGGAAGAACATGGCAGTGTGGTACGATACAATTAGATTTTCAAATGCCTCAAAGATTTGATATCCATTATGTAGGTGCAGATGGAGAAAAACATCGACCTATTATGATTCATCGGGTTATCTTTGGCAGTATTGAGAGATTTATTGGTATTTTGATTGAACATTATGCTGGTAAGTTCCCTGCGTGGTTAGCACCTATACAAGCAAAAATACTACCTATTACTGATCATCATCATGGGTATGCATTAAAGCTTAAGGAAGAAATGGCTCAAAAGGGATTAAGGGTAGAAGTGGATACTAGAAATGAGAAAATAGGTTATAAGATCAGAGAAGCACAGCTTTCTAGAGTACCCTATATGCTGGTAATAGGAGACAAAGAAGTAGAAACACAATCAGTAGCGGTAAGGTCTAGAGAAAAGGGAGAGCTTGGAAGTGTGGAAGCGGCTTCTTTTATACAAGACTTGTTAGAGGAAATAGAAAACAAGAATATATAA
- a CDS encoding ATP-dependent metallopeptidase FtsH/Yme1/Tma family protein: protein MKKKIILILFLFFLGLTFFSSLSSFGGNEFSIGFGGKDRLILIAVTAFLFVYYIKLDKPFQYAHAMINDEKKSCENNNEVFTKPKVTFEDVAGLDEVKEELVEVIDFINQTEKYQKMGAKIPKGIMFYGPPGTGKTLLASAVAGETKSTFFTASGSEFVEKYVGVGAKRVRTLFEKAKKEAPSVIFIDEIDAIGAKRHLDSNNEKDQTLNQLLIELDGFNTDQSVVVIAATNRLDLLDEALLRPGRFDRHMFIGNPNVRAREEILRVHTKNKPLDESIKIQDLAKKTHGMSGAHLSNIANEAAIIAVRENKTTISIKHFEQAIERVIAGLQVKNPTVLLKEKEIVAYHEAGHALIGKILNTDIVQKVSIIPRGQALGYVLHMPQDDRYIMTKEELCSKIMVMLGGKAAEELIFGHLSTGAKDDLKKVTDIAMQMVCEYGMSDLGYMSNNATMMQVLGRQINKEMNKIIDDCYAMTQQQLQSYKTELEKISSALMERETLNCDELNELLGDFIVKPTTQEEVKETKEELEAV, encoded by the coding sequence GTGAAGAAAAAAATAATACTCATACTGTTCTTGTTTTTTCTAGGTTTAACCTTCTTCTCTAGTCTCTCATCCTTTGGAGGAAACGAGTTCAGTATTGGTTTTGGAGGTAAAGATCGTCTAATACTTATTGCTGTAACAGCTTTCTTGTTTGTTTACTACATCAAGTTGGATAAACCCTTCCAATATGCACATGCTATGATAAACGATGAGAAAAAAAGCTGTGAAAATAACAATGAGGTCTTTACTAAACCAAAGGTAACCTTTGAAGATGTAGCAGGCTTAGATGAAGTAAAAGAAGAGCTAGTTGAAGTGATTGACTTTATTAACCAAACAGAAAAGTATCAAAAAATGGGTGCTAAAATTCCTAAAGGAATTATGTTCTATGGTCCCCCAGGTACTGGTAAAACCCTACTAGCTTCCGCTGTAGCTGGAGAAACGAAGTCAACTTTTTTTACAGCAAGCGGTTCTGAGTTTGTGGAAAAATATGTAGGCGTTGGTGCTAAAAGAGTACGTACCTTGTTTGAAAAAGCAAAAAAAGAGGCACCAAGTGTTATCTTTATTGATGAAATTGATGCCATTGGTGCTAAAAGACATTTAGATAGTAATAATGAAAAGGATCAAACCTTAAACCAGCTTCTCATAGAATTAGATGGCTTTAATACAGATCAAAGCGTTGTAGTCATTGCTGCTACCAACCGTCTTGATTTATTAGATGAAGCTTTACTTAGACCTGGTCGTTTTGATCGTCACATGTTTATTGGCAATCCAAACGTGAGGGCAAGAGAAGAAATTCTTAGGGTCCATACAAAAAATAAACCTTTAGATGAAAGTATTAAAATCCAAGACCTAGCTAAAAAAACCCATGGTATGAGTGGTGCTCATTTATCCAACATCGCTAATGAGGCTGCTATTATCGCTGTAAGAGAAAATAAAACAACAATTTCTATAAAACATTTTGAACAGGCTATTGAAAGAGTCATTGCTGGTTTACAAGTAAAAAACCCAACTGTGTTACTCAAAGAAAAAGAGATTGTTGCTTATCATGAAGCTGGTCATGCTCTAATTGGCAAGATACTCAATACCGATATTGTGCAAAAAGTATCTATCATCCCAAGGGGTCAAGCTTTGGGCTATGTATTACATATGCCTCAGGATGATCGTTATATTATGACTAAAGAAGAATTGTGCAGTAAGATCATGGTAATGTTGGGAGGTAAAGCTGCTGAAGAATTAATTTTTGGCCACCTTTCTACAGGTGCCAAGGATGACTTAAAGAAGGTAACCGATATAGCTATGCAAATGGTTTGTGAATATGGCATGAGTGATTTGGGCTATATGTCGAATAACGCTACTATGATGCAGGTTTTAGGAAGACAAATCAACAAAGAAATGAATAAAATTATTGATGACTGCTATGCCATGACTCAGCAGCAACTACAAAGCTATAAAACAGAGTTAGAAAAAATTTCTTCTGCTTTAATGGAGCGAGAAACTTTAAACTGTGATGAGTTAAATGAATTATTAGGAGATTTTATAGTAAAGCCTACAACACAGGAAGAAGTAAAAGAAACAAAAGAAGAACTGGAAGCTGTATAA
- the infC gene encoding translation initiation factor IF-3 produces the protein MLLNWKRIVKDYSFFLLGTFIGRCQIIRDINELQINEEIRDKEVRLIDSNGDQLGIVAAKEAQKLANSKNLDLVKIAPQAKPPVCKIMDYGKYKYELAKKEKEAKKNQKVVTVKEVRLSPNIEKHDLQVKVAQATKFLKNGDKVKVTLRFRGRELSNVSMGRKVIDDFKDLLTEISLVEKEAKLEGKQMIMVLTPKNS, from the coding sequence ATGTTATTGAATTGGAAGCGGATAGTAAAAGACTATTCGTTTTTTTTATTGGGAACTTTTATTGGGAGGTGTCAAATTATTAGAGATATTAACGAGCTTCAAATTAATGAAGAAATTAGGGATAAGGAAGTTAGACTTATTGACTCCAATGGAGATCAGCTAGGAATCGTAGCAGCTAAGGAAGCACAAAAATTGGCCAATAGCAAAAATTTAGATTTAGTAAAAATTGCACCACAGGCGAAACCCCCTGTATGCAAAATCATGGACTATGGAAAGTATAAATATGAGCTAGCTAAAAAGGAAAAAGAGGCCAAAAAGAATCAAAAAGTTGTTACCGTTAAAGAAGTTAGACTTAGCCCTAATATTGAAAAACATGATTTGCAAGTTAAGGTAGCACAGGCAACGAAGTTCTTGAAGAATGGAGATAAAGTAAAAGTAACTTTACGCTTCAGAGGTAGAGAACTTAGTAATGTCAGTATGGGTAGAAAAGTTATTGATGATTTTAAGGATTTACTAACTGAAATCAGTTTAGTTGAAAAAGAAGCAAAGCTAGAAGGGAAACAAATGATTATGGTCTTGACTCCCAAGAATTCATAG
- the rpmI gene encoding 50S ribosomal protein L35 has protein sequence MPKMKSHRGASKRFKKTKTGKIKRMKAFKSHILTKKTAKRKRNLRKAALVFKGEAKKLAQIIAN, from the coding sequence ATGCCAAAAATGAAAAGCCATAGAGGAGCTTCAAAGAGATTCAAAAAGACAAAAACAGGTAAGATTAAAAGAATGAAGGCTTTCAAAAGTCATATCTTGACCAAGAAAACAGCTAAGAGAAAAAGAAACCTACGTAAAGCTGCATTGGTGTTTAAAGGTGAAGCCAAAAAATTAGCACAAATTATAGCAAATTAG
- the rplT gene encoding 50S ribosomal protein L20: MARVKKAVNAKKKHRKILKLAKGFRGARSKLFKPANQFVMKALKHAYAGRKLRKRDFRKLWITRINAATRANGLSYSRFMNGLKTAGIEMNRKVLAEMAIYDKEGFAQLVNVAKEKLNA; encoded by the coding sequence ATGGCTAGAGTAAAAAAAGCGGTTAACGCTAAGAAAAAACATAGAAAAATACTTAAACTGGCAAAAGGTTTTAGGGGTGCTAGAAGCAAACTATTTAAACCTGCAAATCAGTTTGTAATGAAGGCTTTAAAACATGCTTATGCTGGTAGAAAATTAAGAAAAAGAGATTTTAGAAAATTATGGATTACAAGAATCAATGCTGCAACTAGAGCAAATGGATTATCTTATTCAAGATTTATGAACGGTTTAAAAACAGCCGGTATCGAAATGAATAGAAAAGTATTAGCTGAAATGGCTATTTATGATAAAGAAGGTTTTGCTCAATTAGTAAACGTAGCAAAAGAAAAGCTAAACGCATAA
- a CDS encoding TrkH family potassium uptake protein — MKEKLGNLRLEPTQILVAGFAVVILVGAILLNLPIASQDGRSIGFVNALFTATSAVCVTGLVVVDTGTHWTVFGKTVIVILIQVGGLGFMTMATMFAILLGKKISLKERLIMQEALNQYSLEGIVRFTKYIIVGTFMIEGIGAFFLSFRFIPEYGWIKGISYSIFHAISAFCNAGFDIIGEGRGLTPYVSDPIVNLTIGFLVIVGGIGFSVMVDLMNHKNLKRLSLHTKMVLFITALLLLIGFGGFLILEWNNPETLGELSVGGKLLGGFFQSMTTRTAGFNTIALDAMTNASKLLTIVLMYIGGSPASTAGGIKTATLGVILFTVVSVIRGKEDTELFHRRIPRDIVNRAITVAVIGITLIIVITMVLTITEAGTSFLDVLFEATSAFGTVGLSLGITSELTIPGRMVIIFMMFSGRVGPLTIAYALARQQRKNKGIIKYPEGKIIVG, encoded by the coding sequence ATGAAGGAAAAGCTAGGAAACCTACGTCTTGAGCCGACACAGATTTTGGTAGCGGGGTTTGCAGTCGTCATTTTGGTTGGGGCCATATTACTAAATCTACCTATTGCATCTCAAGATGGAAGGAGTATTGGGTTTGTTAATGCTCTCTTCACTGCTACGTCTGCTGTATGTGTTACAGGATTAGTGGTGGTAGATACAGGAACCCATTGGACTGTTTTTGGTAAGACAGTCATCGTCATATTAATTCAAGTAGGTGGACTGGGTTTTATGACAATGGCAACGATGTTTGCCATTTTGCTAGGAAAAAAGATATCTTTAAAAGAAAGATTGATTATGCAGGAAGCCTTAAATCAGTATTCTCTAGAAGGGATTGTAAGGTTTACAAAGTATATTATCGTAGGTACCTTTATGATAGAAGGTATAGGTGCATTTTTCCTCTCCTTTAGGTTTATACCAGAATACGGTTGGATCAAGGGAATTTCCTACTCCATATTTCATGCCATTTCTGCCTTTTGTAATGCAGGATTTGACATTATTGGAGAAGGTAGAGGTCTGACACCTTATGTGAGTGATCCTATTGTAAATCTTACCATCGGCTTTTTAGTCATTGTGGGAGGTATCGGCTTTTCGGTCATGGTAGACTTGATGAATCATAAAAACCTAAAACGCCTTTCATTACATACAAAGATGGTTTTATTTATTACTGCATTATTATTACTGATTGGTTTTGGAGGATTTTTAATTTTAGAATGGAATAATCCAGAAACTTTAGGAGAATTAAGTGTTGGCGGTAAGTTGCTAGGAGGTTTTTTTCAATCTATGACCACAAGGACAGCGGGATTCAATACCATAGCCCTAGATGCAATGACCAATGCCTCTAAACTCCTTACCATTGTATTGATGTACATTGGGGGTTCTCCTGCTTCTACAGCTGGGGGAATCAAAACCGCCACATTAGGTGTGATCCTCTTCACCGTCGTTTCAGTAATAAGAGGTAAAGAAGATACTGAGTTGTTTCATAGGAGAATTCCAAGAGATATTGTGAACAGAGCCATTACAGTGGCAGTTATAGGAATCACTTTAATCATTGTTATCACTATGGTTCTAACGATAACAGAAGCAGGCACTTCGTTTTTAGATGTATTATTTGAGGCGACTTCTGCCTTTGGCACAGTAGGCTTGTCTCTGGGCATTACCTCGGAGCTAACTATTCCAGGGAGAATGGTCATTATATTTATGATGTTTTCCGGCAGAGTGGGTCCTTTGACCATTGCCTATGCATTAGCAAGACAACAAAGAAAAAATAAAGGCATAATAAAATATCCTGAAGGAAAAATAATTGTAGGTTAG
- a CDS encoding potassium channel family protein — protein sequence MKQYVIIGCGRFGRSVAENLYKLGHDVLAIDENEETMQSISDKVTHAVQADATDEHALRSLGLRNFDVAVITIGSDIQSSIMATLIVKDLGVKYVVAKAQSEIHAKVLYKIGADRVVFPERDMGMRVAHNLVSTNILDYIELAPEYSIMEITALDEWNGKSILDLNIRSKFGINIMAVKHGNHINVSPTASDVVHRGDVLVVIGHNNDLKKLQK from the coding sequence ATGAAGCAATATGTGATCATTGGTTGTGGACGATTTGGCAGAAGTGTTGCAGAAAATCTTTATAAACTAGGACATGATGTATTAGCTATAGACGAAAATGAGGAAACTATGCAAAGTATTTCTGACAAAGTAACCCATGCTGTTCAGGCAGATGCTACGGATGAACATGCTTTACGCTCTTTGGGATTAAGAAATTTTGATGTTGCTGTAATTACCATAGGCTCTGATATCCAATCTTCTATTATGGCGACGTTGATTGTAAAGGATCTGGGGGTGAAGTATGTAGTGGCTAAGGCACAAAGTGAGATACATGCCAAAGTACTATATAAAATTGGTGCCGACAGAGTAGTTTTCCCTGAAAGAGATATGGGTATGCGGGTTGCTCACAATTTAGTTTCTACCAACATATTAGACTATATAGAATTAGCACCAGAGTATAGCATCATGGAAATCACTGCACTAGATGAGTGGAATGGAAAATCTATACTAGATTTGAATATTCGCTCGAAGTTTGGTATTAACATTATGGCGGTAAAACATGGTAATCACATTAATGTGTCACCAACCGCCAGTGATGTGGTGCATAGAGGGGATGTTTTGGTAGTGATTGGTCACAACAATGATTTGAAAAAGTTACAAAAATAG
- a CDS encoding TrmH family RNA methyltransferase, with protein MEKQVITSQQNKLIKHIKALENKKNRKIHGQFMIEGIRIIEECILHEVPIEYLLYTEDVEAVQGGRELLERGIKKYKSYEVEKKLFDTLSHTETPQGIMAVVNIQDHSLDTLNIKEDAFFLILDRIQDPGNMGTIIRTAEAAGADAVVLTKGCVDPYNNKTIRATMGALFHIPIIEVNDNNTWIEVLKKGHVKLIASNLNTDYDYTKVDYRGKIAIIIGNEANGIDENLLHYVDLSIKIPILGKIESLNASTAAAILIYKAVEHKL; from the coding sequence ATGGAGAAACAAGTAATAACCAGCCAGCAAAATAAGCTTATCAAGCATATTAAAGCATTAGAAAACAAGAAAAACAGAAAAATACATGGTCAGTTTATGATAGAGGGTATTCGTATCATAGAAGAATGTATTTTGCACGAAGTGCCTATAGAGTATCTCCTTTATACAGAAGATGTAGAGGCGGTACAGGGAGGAAGAGAGCTTTTAGAGCGGGGGATTAAAAAGTATAAAAGTTACGAGGTGGAGAAAAAACTATTTGATACATTATCCCATACTGAAACTCCTCAAGGTATTATGGCAGTAGTCAATATACAAGACCATAGCCTAGATACACTCAATATAAAAGAAGATGCCTTTTTTCTAATACTAGATAGAATTCAAGATCCCGGTAATATGGGGACCATTATAAGAACCGCTGAAGCCGCTGGTGCGGATGCAGTTGTTTTGACAAAGGGCTGTGTGGACCCTTATAATAATAAGACTATAAGAGCTACGATGGGGGCTTTGTTTCATATCCCAATCATAGAAGTAAATGACAATAATACATGGATTGAGGTTTTGAAAAAAGGTCATGTTAAATTGATAGCCAGTAATTTAAATACTGATTATGATTATACCAAGGTAGACTATAGGGGTAAGATTGCTATCATCATCGGTAATGAGGCCAATGGTATAGATGAGAACCTTTTGCATTATGTAGATTTATCCATAAAAATACCTATACTAGGAAAAATAGAGTCTTTAAACGCTTCTACTGCTGCAGCTATTTTGATTTATAAAGCAGTGGAGCACAAGCTGTAA
- a CDS encoding YqzL family protein — protein MKIANTFWRIFELTGSITAYMMYKKLMINQNIYNGNS, from the coding sequence GTGAAAATAGCAAACACATTTTGGAGAATCTTTGAACTAACTGGCTCCATAACGGCCTATATGATGTACAAGAAGTTAATGATAAATCAAAACATATATAATGGTAATAGCTAA
- the pheS gene encoding phenylalanine--tRNA ligase subunit alpha yields the protein MENKLKALQEDAEKEIMLADSMETIEKARVKYLGKKGELTEILRGMGSLSAEERPIVGKIANEVRAAIESLLEESKKTMKNKVLQQQLEAEAIDITMPGKQVKLGKKHPLTQGLDELKNIFIGMGFKIAEGPEVETVYYNFDALNAPSNHPSRDMTDTFYFNKDVILRTQTSPVQVRVMERTKPPIRIISPGRCFRNDTPDATHSPMFHQLEGLVVDKGITLGDLKGTLEVFAKEFLGSNTEIKFRPHYFPFTEPSAEIDASCFKCGGDGCSFCKGSGWIELLGAGMVHPNVLRNCGIDPEIYSGFAFGMGIDRLTMLKYGVDDIRLFFENDMRFLDQF from the coding sequence ATGGAAAATAAGTTAAAAGCACTACAGGAAGATGCAGAAAAAGAGATTATGCTGGCAGATTCTATGGAGACGATAGAAAAAGCTAGAGTAAAATACTTAGGAAAAAAAGGTGAACTGACAGAAATATTGAGGGGTATGGGGAGCTTATCTGCAGAGGAAAGACCTATCGTAGGTAAAATAGCCAATGAAGTGAGGGCAGCAATAGAAAGTCTTTTAGAAGAATCAAAAAAGACCATGAAAAATAAGGTTTTACAACAACAGTTAGAGGCTGAGGCAATTGATATTACTATGCCGGGTAAGCAAGTAAAGTTAGGAAAAAAACATCCTTTAACACAAGGACTAGATGAGTTGAAAAACATTTTTATAGGAATGGGCTTTAAAATTGCTGAAGGGCCTGAGGTAGAGACAGTTTATTATAACTTTGATGCTTTAAATGCTCCAAGCAATCATCCTTCAAGAGATATGACGGATACCTTTTACTTCAACAAGGATGTGATCTTAAGAACTCAGACTTCTCCTGTGCAAGTAAGAGTAATGGAGAGAACGAAACCTCCTATTCGTATTATTTCTCCGGGAAGATGTTTCAGAAACGATACACCAGATGCCACTCATTCCCCAATGTTTCACCAATTGGAGGGTTTAGTAGTAGACAAGGGGATTACGTTAGGAGATCTAAAGGGTACATTAGAAGTGTTTGCTAAAGAATTTTTAGGCAGCAATACAGAGATTAAATTTAGACCTCATTACTTTCCATTTACTGAACCTAGTGCAGAAATAGACGCATCTTGTTTTAAATGTGGTGGAGATGGTTGTAGCTTCTGTAAAGGTAGTGGATGGATAGAACTATTGGGGGCTGGAATGGTGCATCCAAATGTACTTAGAAATTGTGGTATTGATCCTGAGATATACAGCGGTTTTGCTTTTGGTATGGGTATAGACCGTCTGACTATGTTAAAATATGGGGTAGACGATATTCGATTGTTCTTTGAAAATGATATGCGGTTTTTAGATCAGTTTTAA